In one window of Plasmodium berghei ANKA genome assembly, chromosome: 14 DNA:
- a CDS encoding RNA-binding protein, putative, whose product MIFTKQCLFLSFFVVIVSSFLKPKLLLNNYIYSKTSQFKKRKKVINYQLLKSKDKDVESYIPHIYKDIVPSLKELADQEYSYKQLLNAYIPETIEREKRDKLNKKINQKNSRKQSKENRKTNNNNEVDEKEENEDNECNKDLSNNIDKMMEIKMKENDIKHFENLSEINNHKNKNKILDIAYDVIEDTLKNTYMDQKLGLDNENNDSKKNYLEIAKKRKDLLYDKLINNYSMLNNSSTFDLFGVFYDNNNYKDDNKLIEELDKIMNLEPFKSNKDNIDEDIDVLLKKDKIPTHIRNFILKYKNLRKINMSNKKIHHTKKNENEQVKESGGVKQMDNDDNVDNEKEKDEENGNYENNIKDENGENIYNDFNRDLNKVLMTFNKNLTNEKLIKRDKYIIDELYEEYKKHIKNMSIKRNKLEPQKDNYDFLTFVHEYGEEFFFQKYGYFDNYLKENVEKIKNKVRSENASIVSIPNIMNSESNLEQEKSSTITKSNGPANNMGNEKDNINEDFLNDSPEKRIIKQNNRKINNEKNNTQMRNNLDWRKESNKLESYMLSNIVHEYNKRIYDIYKPNDMITNQYGFNNYIDNEEYDIDINVSLNKYSIMNYDSKEELNNDESLYVGKLIFGKIFRIEKNMAIVDINYSHYGEIHSDQMPYNITNISDVFKVNDKLIFEIYKMYPNRIELTLKNIQKINDLNKILLYKTQDIPFEVTVLSIIKNGITVSYNDIYTFIHISAISSKYKVIVDENETIDSNLLNKKIKVFCTDINKLSFSNLLYEQNEQLKNINMYDVIDVEIIHISKYGIMVKYNDIVGLIHISEISRKKIENINNVFKINEKIKGMLINIDYYNKRFSLSTKILETHDKNFIDNRDDIYNNIEHIINNIKKRSNKMEVNDSNIKNQLLSLIDIYKDGNGSEKMKTKEGKDETTNQHKKIQEEIKLYENEKLDKHPQVTSEKTGSQAEHIADMKTDNNIFDGEEKYSVNSIDNHIKKIQEKDQNDDDGTLFELNQSEEEKEELSIDTHNEIIPYLLLKKSDCNKEEHEEEKKEIVWNLDDEEFLHSNSPTQNSQYIEYQWSYLKDKKWIPFPYNVNRIINYYFNINDDFFTYKEKNVTYEIYFAKNVRIDLSTGLQNKIRKTLKNLS is encoded by the exons atgaTTTTCACAAAGCAATGCTTGTTTctatcattttttgtagTCATTGTATCATCTTTTTTGAAGCCCAAATTATTGCTAAACAACTAT aTATACTCCAAGACTAGTCAATTTaagaaaagaaagaaaGTAATTAATTACcaattattaaaaagtaAAGATAAAGATGTCGAATCTTACATTCCCCATATTTATAAGGATATTGTACCATCATTAAAAGAATTAGCTGATCAA GAATACTCTTATAAGCAACTtttaaatgcatatattccCGAAACAATTGAAAGAGAGAAGAGAgataaattaaacaaaaaaataaatcaaaaaaatagtagAAAACAAAGTAAGGAAAACAGAAaaactaataataataatgaagtTGATGAAAAAGAGGAAAACGAAGATAATGAATGTAATAAAgatttatcaaataatattgacaaaatgatggaaataaaaatgaaagaaaatgatattaaacattttgaaaatttaagtgaaataaataatcataaaaataaaaataaaatattagatATAGCATATGATGTTATTGAAgatacattaaaaaatacttATATGGATCAAAAATTAGGATtagataatgaaaataatgattcaaaaaaaaattatttagaaatcgcgaaaaaaagaaaagacttattatatgataaattaattaataattattccATGTTAAATAATTCTAGTACATTTGATTTGTTTGGAGTTTTTTATGACaacaataattataaagatGATAATAAGTTAATAGAAGAACTTGAcaaaattatgaatttGGAGCCTTTTAAAAGTAACAAAGATAATATTGATGAAGATATTGATGtccttttaaaaaaagataaaatacCTACACATATTCGtaactttattttaaagtataaaaatttgagaaaaattaatatgtcaaataagaaaatacatcatacaaaaaaaaacgagaATGAGCAGGTGAAAGAAAGTGGTGGTGTTAAACAAATGGACAACGATGATAATGTagataatgaaaaagagAAAGACGAAGAAAACGGAAATTatgaaaacaatataaaagatgaaaatggagaaaatatatacaacgATTTTAATAGAGACTTAAACAAAGTTTTGATGacttttaataaaaatttaactaatgaaaaattaataaagaGAGATAAATACATTATAGATGAGTTATatgaagaatataaaaagcatataaaaaatatgagcattaaaagaaataaattagaACCACAAAAAGATaattatgattttttaacatttgtTCATGAATATGGTGAAgagttttttttccaaaaatatggatattttgataattatCTAAAGGAAAatgttgaaaaaattaaaaataaagttagGAGCGAAAATGCAAGTATAGTAAGCATTccaaatattatgaattcTGAATCGAATTTAGAACAAGAGAAATCTTCGACAATTACTAAATCAAATGGCCCAGCAAATAATATgggaaatgaaaaagacaACATAAATGaagattttttaaatgattcTCCTGAAAAAAGAATcattaaacaaaataataggaaaataaataatgagaAGAATAACACACAAATGCGTAATAATTTAGACTGGAGAAAAGAAAGTAATAAATTAGAAAGTTATATGCTATCAAATATAGTACacgaatataataaaagaatatatgatatatataaacctAATGATATGATAACAAACCAATATggatttaataattatattgacaatgaagaatatgatatagatataaatgtttctttaaataaatatagtatAATGAATTATGATAGTAAAGAggaattaaataatgatgaaaGTTTATATGTTggtaaattaatatttggaaaaatatttagaaTTGAGAAAAATATGGCAATTGtagatataaattattcacATTATGGAGAAATCCATTCAGATCAAATGCCATACAATATTACTAATATTAGTGATGTATTTAAAGttaatgataaattaatatttgaaatatataaaatgtatcCTAATAGAATTGAATTAAcactaaaaaatattcaaaaaattaacgaccttaataaaatattattatataaaacacAAGATATTCCTTTTGAAGTAACAGTTTTGtctataataaaaaatggtaTAACTGTTTcttataatgatatatatacatttattcatatatctGCTATATCCTCTAAATATAAAGTTATAGTAGACGAAAATGAAACTATTGattcaaatttattaaataaaaaaataaaagtattttGTActgatattaataaattaagtTTTTCAAACTTATTATATGAGCAAAATgaacaattaaaaaatataaatatgtatgaTGTGATTGACGTGgaaattatacatatatccAAATACGGTATAATggtaaaatataatgatattgTTGGGCTTATACACATATCAGAAATTTccagaaaaaaaatcgaaaatattaataatgttttcaaaattaatgaaaagATTAAAGGaatgttaataaatatagattATTATAACAAACGATTCTCTTTATCTACTAAAATTTTAGAAACTCAcgataaaaattttattgatAATAGAGATGacatttataataatattgagcatattattaataacattaaaaaaagaagtaATAAAATGGAAGTTAACGATTCGAATATTAAGAATCAGTTATTATCTCTAATTGATATATACAAAGATGGTAATGGGTctgaaaaaatgaaaactAAAGAGGGAAAAGATGAAACTACTAAtcaacataaaaaaatacaagaGGAAATAAAACTTTACGAAAATGAAAAACTAGATAAACACCCCCAAGTTACTAGTGAAAAAACTGGGAGTCAAGCTGAACATATTGCAGACATGAAAactgataataatatatttgatggagaagaaaaatatagcGTTAATTCTATTGATaatcatattaaaaaaatacaagaAAAAGATCAAAACGACGATGATGGCACACTCTTCGAGTTAAATCAATCtgaagaagaaaaagaagaatTATCTATTGATACCCACAATGAAATTATCCCATATCTACTTCTAAAGAAGTCCGATTGCAACAAAGAAGAACATGAGGAAGAAAAGAA GGAAATTGTTTGGAACCTGGACGACGAAGAATTTTTGCATTCTAATTCTCCGACTCAGAATTCTCAAT aTATCGAATATCAGTGGTCATATTTAAAAGACAAAAAATGGATACCCTTTCCATATAACGTCAATAGAATTATAAATTACTATTTCAACATTAACGATGATTTTTTTACGTATAAGGAAAAAAA TGTAACATacgaaatatattttgcaaAAAACGTAAGGATTGATTTGTCTACTGGTTTGCAAAACAAGATTAGAAAGACATTAAA gaATTTATCTTAG